Part of the Lolium rigidum isolate FL_2022 chromosome 6, APGP_CSIRO_Lrig_0.1, whole genome shotgun sequence genome, TCCCATGTCAAAACCCATGAAATCATTAATGCATTTGCATATTAATGATGTTTGTAAGCAAGTCTCATTTGAATTGGAGCGTTCCATACAAGTTATCTGATGTAAAATATCTCCCTTCTCTCAAACTTAATGATTCTTTAAAACATCTGTAGGTTTGGGGAATCTTTCAGCTGTAGCCCTTCTTCCTTTACTTATATATGGTTTTCAGCTTGGTATAACAGGAGCCGCAATTTCTACAGTTGCATCCCAGTAAGTTTTCTGAGTACCTAGGTCGGTGTTATCTGAGTACAGCGAAAATTTTGGAAGGCAAATAAGACATACACCAGCAAATGTTTTCCTGAAGTTTTCCATTTCTTGTGAATAATCAAAGGAAACAACACTTGCTATTAAAATTGAACTTTCCTTTTCCCTTATTTGGGTACATTCAAAATGCAGTAAACATATGCAGCGTGGGTCTTAGCGGTATTATGGGATTTACTGGTTGTTAGCAGATCTGCTGGTATTGTGAAATGCAGTTTATTGGCTATATGATTACCCATGTCAGATTTACTATCAAGAGATGCAGTGTAGTACCCATAATATTTGGCTGTTGGGAGCCTCACGTTTCTTGTAGTTTACAGCGTGAGCTTGTCTCTGGTACAAGTTCTAACTTTGTTTCTGTTCATGACATAGGTACATTATTGCAATATTGCTTATATGGTCTCTAAGTAAAAAAGCTGTCCTGCTTCCTCCAAGGATGGACCAGTTAGAGTTcagtggatatttaaaatctgGTGAGTCTCTGATGCTACTGTCCTACTCATTCATTAGTCAGACTCTAAATCGAAGTTCTTCATATATGCTTTTCTTGGCCCCCAGAGTATGGACTTTGTTTATTCAGATTGCAGTTTACTGGAATCTGGATTCCTTTCCGAGACTCTGTATTTTTAGGCAAAACATGGAGGCTTGTTTGTTCCTTCTGTAGAAGTTTGTCCTGCCAAACATTCTATATTTAATACATTTGTATTGGAATGGACACTTAAGTGCTTCAAAAGACAGTCTATTTCAAGGcctgatgatgacatgtacaagaGCAGGAAAATAATTGTAAACACCCTACACAAGTAGCTAACGACGGCATACAATACATTCCTGACAGTTCAAAAGAAAGAAGATGTAGCCTGATTTGGTATATTTTTCAGATAGGAAGACCAACTTATCATTGACAAAGCTCTCACACTGTATCTTCTCATGATACATTATATGTCTGCTGGCCAATAGGCAACAAAAGATCCTTGTGTCCCTTTTGTTACTGTGATAGTCTTTGGAGATCTCATTCCATCTTGCTTGCACTAAACTTGTGCTATTTTTCTATATTTTCTTTCTATTTCTCTCTTCCCACCTGCAGCTTTAATTTCATCATCTTTGTATTCTTGAAATGCTAAGGGGGCATGCTGTTGGGAAGAACCCTCTCGATTCTATTAACCATGACCATTGGTACGTCGATGGCTGCTCGACAAGGCCCAACAGCTATGGCTGCTCATCAGATCTGTTTGCAAGTATGGCTTGCTGTATCTTTGCTTGCAGACTCTCTAGCAGTTTCTGCACAGGTATGTATTTTCTATTGTAAAAATCATCCTGGCTTCTAAATCAACTTCCTTTTGCACCTTCCTTTATGTATTTTACAGTTTATTATACATAGAGCCTCATAGGACATGCTACCAATATCTAAGACATAATACTAAGTACATTACCATAATGCAGAATTGCATTAATACAGAAATTGTCCCTCCACCTAAAGGTCTATCCGCTCCACAAGTCCAGTCTAACTCTGCTTGTGTTTTTTAGGCTCTGATAGCAAGCTCTTATGCCATATTAGACTACAAAAGGGTTCAGAAGATAGCAATGTTTGCTTTGAAGGTGATACATACTCTTTTTTTTTGTATTGCGAAGTTCAGTTTATGTACAGACACACTTCACtgattttgtaatttttttagaGATGCATCAATGTCTCTTTTTTATGTAAAACCAACAATTACTGTCCCTTGCAGACAGGAGCATTCAGCGGATTAGCTTTAGCAGCTGGCCTGTATATCTCATTTGGCAATATAGCAAGGCTATTTACCAATGACCCCGAGGTTCTAATGGTTGTGAAGTCATGTGCACTGGTACACCTTCTTACCTCACCATTTCATCGTTACATACACCATATCTAGCCTTACCCTAAAACTCTCCGTTTTAGTTTGTGTGTGCCAGTCAACCAATCAATGCCTTGGCATTCATCTTTGATGGTCTGCATTATGGCGTCTCAGATTTTGACTATGTTGCTCAGGCTACGGTATGGGAACCAGTCGTCGATAGATTGTAGATTGTTCTTCTTTCTATTGGCCATCAAATTTCTTAATTTTGTTTGGATTGGGCAGATTGTGGTGGGGATAGTGTCATCGTTAGTCTTGTTATATGCTCCATCGGTCTTTGGCCTGGCCGGAGTTTGGGCTGGTTTGACAACACTTATGGGACTGCGCATGGTTGCAGGCATCGTAAGGTGATTATGGTTATTGTTTGTTGTTCTGTTATGTGCAAAGTATACATGTAAATATGATACTACATGTAACAAAATAGTCTGATGCATTCCTTGTCACATGCCACTTGGCAGAATGTGGTattgttttttcttttgaataTGGAGCACACCGTTGTTTTCTGATACTCTCCCATGTTCTCGTCTTAGTGCATTCATTGGCAAAATTTCAGGTTGATGTGGAAATCAGGACCTTGGTCATTTTTGCATAAGGAGGAACCAAAACCCGAGGTCTGTTTACTATTATTACCTGGTGTCTTCTTATAACATTGCATGTAGAGGTACTTTGTATCCTGCGTCAAATTATGTTTACCTGCGGGAATATTGTCTTAAATTGACTAGAGATGAGGTAATGTGACTATGTGACTCACTGCGAACTGCTAGAAGCTAAGCAGATGCTATTCACCATGAACTGTTGGGTATCATGTCTCAAAGCTCTAGCTGACAGGCAACAGCCAGCAATGCATTCATAACCCTCTAGGATATGCAAAATTGACAAGGCATGGCCAACAAAACTGACATTAGTATAGCAACTTCAAACTAATCCTCTCAACAAGGAGCTAGCGTATTTTTCATTATGGTAATGAATCTTGTAAATCATAGTACCCATGATATTGTGCATGCGTGGGATATATTCATTATCTTTTGCGTCATCATTATTATGCGGAGCGGTCTTTAACTATTGTAGTTCCAGGTGCAGCGATTTGCATAATCTCTTATCCAGCAAGTCAGCCAGTGTAGCGTAGAGCTAGCGCAGGTGTTAGAGGTGAGCTGGGAGCGGCTTCTTCAAGACTGAACAAAACCAAGACAATTGAAGAATCAAGAAGACCAAGAGTCAAGAGAAGGTTGGCGATTGGGAGAGTGATGGTTGTTATTTTGCATTTGTGTTCAATCTTCTGTTGATGATTCCATATATAATTATATCATAAATGGGTCTCGTACCCTCAATTCCAGTTCCTTGTGTTGTATGATACATGTTATTTGCGATGTTGACTACCTAGATATCCATACTGACTCATGTCCTCTAGACCAAGATTAGGCAGATCACTCGGGATATGCTATTGTTTTGAGATTATTTGATGCATTACATCAACTAAATAGACAGAAAATACACATACTTTATGTAATCACCATTAGATTTACCAGAAATGTACTACACCCAGCACCACTCCTGAAACTCTACAATAGACCAAACATTTGTGTTGAATCTCAACATAATCTGACCATTTAAATGGTAAAACAGCAACAAAACAGCACATTCATTAAT contains:
- the LOC124660318 gene encoding protein DETOXIFICATION 45, chloroplastic isoform X1, translating into MGMKALVSGQPALLCPRPATRPRSTSRAAAAAVSWSLSSSSPTTRRRASLSLSLETSKPTAIVQVPSDLARRRAAIPCPPRALSQPQDAAAADDDAASSLAAKANDALFGLHPGSVGIELILLALPAVLGQAIDPMAQLMETAYIGKLGALELASAGIGVAIFNILSKIFNIPLLSIATSFVAEDISKNASKHSSSGKLELPSVSSALVLAAGIGIIEALALFLGSGLFLKLMGVSHASPMYESARLFLSLRALGAPANVIMLAVQGIFRGFKDTKTPVLYIGLGNLSAVALLPLLIYGFQLGITGAAISTVASQYIIAILLIWSLSKKAVLLPPRMDQLEFSGYLKSGGMLLGRTLSILLTMTIGTSMAARQGPTAMAAHQICLQVWLAVSLLADSLAVSAQALIASSYAILDYKRVQKIAMFALKTGAFSGLALAAGLYISFGNIARLFTNDPEVLMVVKSCALFVCASQPINALAFIFDGLHYGVSDFDYVAQATIVVGIVSSLVLLYAPSVFGLAGVWAGLTTLMGLRMVAGIVRLMWKSGPWSFLHKEEPKPEVQRFA